One genomic window of Biomphalaria glabrata chromosome 9, xgBioGlab47.1, whole genome shotgun sequence includes the following:
- the LOC106068337 gene encoding uncharacterized protein LOC106068337: MNNSYTRRLIKHSFNGDHETQLSECGEANLHKYLMDCKKNPGHSKFIPVGSFTLEHLPEGHHDDSLYNFIKATADLTVKVMVQMTSPRRPEQYPFYSIRGNTNLRTGSGILCGLQQYTDSEYRQLQQYTDSEYSQLQQYRDSEYSQNLGPHSVLSLKCPCKRCQHSDSPACQWWKITVVTTAHVIFDDIEASHTSLRLFYDMDDCPVVVVDTVKIIHTDIIADISWLICLTCDKSIGHKLSQTFVKFNTHIWKVRKKYLATRDIDRLAFIVSHPHGCSKQISFGSWLDKRQVGKYHFQNKFTYTTCTCPGSSGAAVHCVGYDWCGYHLVLHSGSMRSGLNYSTSGFVY; encoded by the exons ATGAATAATTCTTACACAAGAAGACTTATTAAACATAGCTTTAATG GTGATCATGAAACTCAGTTGTCAGAATGTGGAGAAGCCAATCTTCATAAATACCTTATGGACTGTAAAAAGAATCCAGGTCATTCAAAATTTATACCTGTTGGTTCATTCACTTTAGAACATTTGCCTGAAGGTCATCATGATGATAGTTTATATAACTTTATCAAAGCTACAGCTGACCTGACAGTTAAGGTAATGGTACAAATGACCAGTCCTCGCAGACCTGAGCAGTATCCCTTCTACAGCATCAGGGGAAATACCAACTTGAGAACAGGGAGCGGAATTCTTTGTGGATTACAACAGTACACAGATAGTGAATATCGTCAATTACAACAGTACACAGATAGTGAATATAGTCAATTACAACAGTACAGGGATAGTGAATATAGTCAAAATTTAGGTCCCCATTCAGTGCTTAGCTTAAAGTGTCCATGTAAAAGATGTCAACATTCAGATTCACCTGCCTGTCAGTGGTGGAAAATTACTGTAGTTACAACTGCACATGTTATTTTTGATGATATTGAGGCCAGCCACACGTCTCTGAGACTCTTTTATGACATGGATGATTGTCCAGTAGTCGTTGTTGATACAGTCAAAATAATACATACAGACATTATCGCAGATATTAGTTGGTTGATATGCTTGACTTGTGACAAAAGTATAGGACATAAACTCAGCCAAACGTTTGTAAAATTCAATACTCACATATGGaaagttagaaaaaaatatttggcaaCTAGGGACATTGACAGGTTAGCCTTCATAGTGTCACATCCTCATGGGTGCTCAAAACAAATTAGTTTTGGCAGCTGGTTGGACAAACGCCAGGTTGGTAAATATCATTTCCAAAATAAGTTTACTTATACAACCTGTACTTGCCCAGGGAGTAGTGGTGCTGCCGTCCATTGTGTGGGGTATGACTGGTGTGGATATCATCTAGTTCTGCACAGTGGATCGATGAGAAGTGGATTAAACTACAGTACATCAGGttttgtttattga
- the LOC106068335 gene encoding uncharacterized protein LOC106068335, producing MTDDKLADKRSKYSSQFETEAIEGDEADLHKCLTTCNKNPGHTDFIPVRKFSLKDLPEPYRFDDVFDYINVLSDLTVRVHVQHGCAARSDNPFKGKARFRTGTGKVSNVCKYVDGLDKYERQNVNNRKCPCPKCQPSDTPSHVWWEITIETAAHVVSEETDTAKVTLRFFFDSEDSRFVVLDHVSISEFSKERDRCQIKCVTCDESIGKRLEDLNEKIDDLWRTTYYKYSSLKDVDRLAIIISHPHGCAKQISIGRWTSRTKVGECYSQFTYTTCTCPGSSGAYVLLIGYSGLRGKDPILHQGSENSGLNRSAIGWVLPAKV from the exons ATGACAGACGACAAGCTTGCTGATAAACGTTCTAAGTATTCTA GTCAGTTCGAGACTGAGGCAATAGAAGGCGATGAAGCAGATTTACACAAATGTCTTACAACCTGCAACAAGAACCCAGGCCATACAGACTTCATCCCCGTCAGGAAATTTAGCCTCAAGGATTTGCCCGAACCATATCGCTTTGATGATGTGTTTGATTACATCAATGTTTTAAGTGATTTGACAGTCAGAGTACACGTTCAACATGGCTGTGCAGCTAGGTCAGACAATCCATTCAAAGGCAAAGCTCGATTCCGAACCGGAACGGGAAAAGTCTCGAATGTTTGTAAATATGTCGATGGGCTAGATAAATACGAAAGGCAAAACGTTAACAACCGGAAGTGCCCGTGCCCCAAATGTCAACCATCCGACACCCCCAGCCATGTATGGTGGGAGATAACTATCGAAACAGCTGCACATGTAGTTTCTGAGGAAACTGACACGGCCAAGGTTACCCTGAGATTTTTTTTCGATAGCGAAGACAGCCGATTTGTTGTTTTAGACCACGTGAGCATCAGTGAATTCAGTAAAGAAAGGGACAGATGCCAGATAAAATGTGTGACTTGTGATGAAAGTATCGGAAAACGGCTGGaagatttaaatgaaaaaattgaCGACCTCTGGCGCACAACTTACTATAAGTACTCCTCTCTTAAAGATGTTGACAGATTAGCCATAATTATTTCTCACCCCCACGGGTGTGCCAAACAGATCAGCATTGGTCGTTGGACTAGCAGAACCAAAGTGGGCGagtgttacagtcagttcaccTATACGACTTGCACCTGTCCTGGAAGCAGCGGGGCTTATGTACTTCTGATAGGATATTCTGGCCTCCGCGGGAAGGATCCGATTCTCCACCAAGGATCAGAGAACTCCGGGTTAAATCGTAGTGCAATCGGGTGGGTGTTACCTGCAAAGGTGTGA
- the LOC106068334 gene encoding uncharacterized protein LOC106068334 — translation MLVKIYVCLLFYWTLAVLATGFTILAEGGPATERTTDLSLRCDVTDLSPEDELVRVTWSFYDRQFQNFVEIFTADLTSDVPAYSFSDSWNGRALYEAAGVGNILLHAQYVSKDLMGDYRCQINSLLSSGVANVQVDVYFGPGTSVMTTPGGRVEQQEGDSLTLTCTAQCNPPCAYRWYKAGKKISDDAILEMTGLTNADAGLYACQARNDAGRSIKPVDLRISYQASLVSVNISGIGVDLNTGFQKLADTTHNLVASCEVKGWPEVSVEWFKDGISSWHVNSSVITQLDLDRKLSQFDINPPTCSSNGEYTCKASNGFGSPVASSAILNLACSPYETNHSSKCQSSSSVDWVVDIFQSVEFFLCFYGYPEPVVDIVAETDVSKESVYHLKVVCDRHENQCEAKLQLNITGPQHYGTYQVKISNSQGLLHKNYRVISQQPPISPTFFHIVNSTQTSVCFAWDLQFNGGSKQTYSLSYRQKNNLLELKSDDDRYLVVMIEEDEPFAKAQKVIGSCIHNLVPYSEYETILTSSNKYGRSKISHKVTFSLPTIDRGPSLTWLQNPHSDTRTNDDEPNGESGDLIMRPGGRNRQKSPKIEITTKGLSHLKDWNKELLDKYNDLDDDTLDDHDDVDENDFQQLFDSFFALDALTDLNSSFKPKAFSNFSAHLRKLVNSYARTHQNGSRHSSLNKLSLPTHSAGDSTSKGLTTTFSTAVEDSQERTGFFISLIVSASSVTAMFIMATVITLACKGLLKKRRRLKECQKRHMNRMKMSRGETDGMEVVVGNPRNDHLQTVEIVPFADLNTVPTTSPANSILSDIGGLHPSTSLRPRLATPKLSSSRQKLISSSLTMGEHEDYSATHDNNDVPEVKRASCPSYLDLCAGASNVPPIEALGTSEVLISPRCVDMFSLSRVDTLTPPLGHYSSTDSIDQTSVKQLSDTEDSTKYLDLYEALAVRSRSRSPSNIYDPVHFDIVKIEPILHSDSTHTAHKFTSDASQTINEAVKNQVIHHSRLKKQSSHPNNVTSRVQSLVQCLEGNILVPASQKSERHRNTTMVNYPKIVHSINRTIMPNYPDPRKSLSDGYLKPRDLSYVNAQSMKEASSSANVMPSKVKTKCKVNDTSISKNRNYANMRKSKTQGGDEVFCIDKMIKGATNQSSSLYEEGVTFAKDSHYVDVDKCLHCRPYIDMKAKLHSQKKSLKSCFIDHSVSERKQSQKQKSDLLRVKSCDFIRPLSVEYLTPFVKGPVLSKQKKGKSLNKCQKHQTQPKCEIHDHASSTKDLTSLDTRQDSLNKTNDVKAYMVTDCLNINFPEDNCIFGPRDQSQPDQSNIYDEVITPVANTK, via the exons ATGTTGGTCAAAatctatgtttgtttgttgttctaCTGGACATTAGCAG TTCTCGCCACGGGTTTTACAATTCTGGCAGAAGGCGGCCCAGCTACTGAAAGAACGACCGACTTGTCCCTGCGTTGTGACGTCACAGACCTGTCCCCCGAGGACGAGCTCGTACGAGTCACGTGGTCCTTTTACGACAGACAATTTCAAAACTTCGTCGAAATTTTCACCGCGGACCTAACGTCAGACGTCCCAGCGTATTCCTTCTCTGACAGCTGGAATGGAAGAGCCTTGTATGAGGCTGCTGGAGTAGGAAATATTCTTTTACATGCCCAATATGTCTCCAAAGACCTCATGGGAGATTATAG GTGTCAGATCAACTCTTTGCTATCCAGTGGAGTGGCCAACGTTCAAGTGGATGTTTATTTTGGCCCTGGAACGAGCGTCATGACCACGCCTGGTGGAAGAGTAGAGCAACAAGAAGGCGACAGCCTCACTCTGACTTGTACAGCGCAGTGCAACCCACCGTGTGCATATAG GTGGTATAAGGCTGGGAAAAAAATCTCGGACGATGCTATTCTAGAGATGACCGGTCTGACGAACGCAGACGCTGGACTCTATGCCTGTCAAGCCAGGAACGATGCAGGGCGCAGCATCAAACCAGTAGATCTTCGCATCTCTTACCAAGCCTCTCTTGTCTCCGTCAACATAAGCGGAATTGGTGTGGACTTGAACACCGGTTTTCAGAAGCTGGCAGACACAACGCATAACCTTGTGGCCAGCTGTGAGGTCAAAGGTTGGCCTGAGGTCAGTGTCGAGTGGTTTAAAGATGGAATCAGCAGTTGGCATGTTAACTCCTCGGTCATTACCCAGTTAGATTTGGACAGAAAGCTGAGTCAGTTTGATATCAACCCCCCTACTTGCTCGAGTAATGGCGAGTACACATGTAAGGCATCTAACGGGTTTGGCAGCCCTGTGGCATCCAGTGCGATACTCAATTTAGCCTGCTCGCCGTACGAGACAAACCACTCCAGCAAATGTCAGTCCAGTTCGTCAGTGGATTGGGTGGTTGATATATTTCAGAGTGTTgagtttttcttgtgtttttacgGCTACCCGGAACCTGTGGTCGACATCGTGGCCGAGACGGATGTGTCTAAAGAAAGCGTGTACCATTTGAAAGTTGTCTGCGACAGACACGAGAACCAGTGCGAGGCCAAACTCCAGCTGAACATTACAGGGCCCCAACATTATGGTACTTATCAAGTTAAGATTTCAAACTCACAAGGATTACTGCACAAGAATTACAGGGTGATTTCCCAGCAGCCTCCAATATCGCCAACTTTCTTCCACATTGTCAATTCAACTCAGACTTCCGTTTGCTTTGCATGGGACCTGCAGTTTAATGGCGGCTCAAAGCAAACATATTCTTTGAGTTACAGacagaaaaataatttactagAACTTAAGTCAGACGATGATAGGTATTTAGTTGTAATGATCGAGGAAGATGAACCATTCGCTAAGGCTCAAAAGGTGATTGGGTCTTGTATTCACAATTTAGTGCCTTACTCTGAATACGAAACTATTTTAACCTCATCCAACAAATATGGCCGGTCCAAGATTTCACACAAAGTGACATTCTCTTTGCCAACAATAGACAGGGGGCCGAGTCTAACTTGGCTCCAAAACCCTCATTCGGATACACGCACTAATGACGATGAACCCAATGGAGAAAGTGGAGATTTGATCATGAGACCTGGTGGAAGAAATCGTCAGAAGTCTCCCAAAATTGAAATCACAACAAAAGGCTTGTCCCATTTAAAAGACTGGAATAAAGAACTGTTGGACAAATATAACGACCTAGATGACGACACGTTAGACGACCATGATGACGTAGATGAAAACGACTTCCAACAACTTTTCGACTCATTTTTCGCCCTGGATGCATTAACAGATTTAAACAGCAGCTTTAAACCCAAAGCCTTCTCCAACTTTTCGGCTCATTTGCGAAAACTAGTCAATAGCTACGCGAGGACTCACCAAAATGGGAGTAGACACAGCTCTCTTAACAAACTTAGCCTGCCAACACACTCGGCTGGAGATTCGACCAGCAAAGGCTTAACTACAACATTCTCCACTGCAGTGGAAGATTCCCAAGAGCGGACAGGTTTCTTTATTTCCCTGATTGTGTCCGCCTCCTCAGTGACTGCTATGTTCATCATGGCTACAGTGATAACACTGGCCTGCAAAGGTTTGCTTAAAAAACGTCGGCGGTTGAAAGAGTGCCAAAAGAGACACATGAATAGAATGAAAATGAGCAGGGGCGAGACTGATGGAATGGAAGTGGTGGTTGGCAACCCCCGAAATGACCATCTTCAAACTGTTGAAATTGTACCCTTTGCGGACCTCAACACTGTACCTACAACATCACCGGCAAACAGCATCCTAAGCGACATTGGAGGCTTGCATCCATCAACCTCCCTAAGACCGAGACTCGCTACTCCTAAACTTAGCAGCTCACGCCAGAAACTAATCTCTTCGTCTCTGACCATGGGAGAGCACGAGGACTACTCAGCTACGCATGATAACAACGATGTTCCTGAAGTGAAGAGAGCGTCTTGTCCTTCGTATCTTGACCTCTGCGCCGGTGCAAGCAACGTTCCTCCAATAGAAGCGCTAGGCACATCTGAAGTTCTCATCTCGCCCAGGTGTGTTGACATGTTCTCTCTGTCTCGTGTGGATACCCTCACACCACCACTGGGTCACTACTCTTCCACGGACTCCATTGACCAGACCAGCGTAAAACAGCTGAGCGACACCGAGGATTCCACCAAGTACCTTGACCTCTATGAAGCTCTAGCCGTCAGGTCCAGGTCCAGATCCCCTTCAAATATTTACGACCCGGTACACTTTGACATTGTTAAGATTGAGCCCATATTGCACTCTGATTCAACGCACACTGCGCATAAATTTACCTCAGATGCTTCTCAAACTATAAACGAGGCGGTTAAAAATCAAGTTATTCATCATTCTAGATTGAAGAAGCAATCAAGTCATCCAAACAATGTGACTTCCCGAGTTCAGTCTCTTGTCCAATGTTTAGAGGGAAATATATTAGTCCCGGCATCCCAGAAGTCAGAAAGACACCGAAACACTACAATGGTAAACTACCCAAAAATTGTTCATTCCATCAATCGGACTATTATGCCAAATTATCCTGACCCCAGAAAATCATTATCTGACGGCTACTTAAAACCGAGGGACTTAAGTTATGTGAACGCTCAATCCATGAAAGAAGCTTCGTCCTCTGCCAACGTAATGCCATCCAAGgttaaaacaaaatgcaaagtGAATGATACTTCGATCTCCAAAAATAGGAACTACGCCAACATGAGAAAGTCTAAAACTCAAGGCGGCGATGAAGTATTCTGCATCGATAAGATGATCAAAGGCGCAACCAATCAAAGCTCCTCACTTTATGAAGAGGGTGTAACGTTTGCAAAAGATTCTCATTATGTTGATGTTGACAAGTGCCTGCACTGCCGGCCTTATATAGACATGAAAGCTAAGTTACACTCGCAAAAGAAAAGTCTAAAAAGTTGTTTTATAGATCATTCGGTTAGTGAAAGAAAACAATCTCAGAAACAAAAATCCGATTTATTGCGCGTGAAATCGTGTGATTTTATTCGTCCTCTGAGTGTGGAATATCTAACTCCTTTTGTCAAGGGCCCAGTGCTGTCTAAACAAAAGAAAGGCAAAAGTCTAAACAAATGTCAGAAACATCAAACTCAACCAAAATGTGAAATCCATGATCATGCGAGTAGTACTAAAGACCTGACATCTCTGGATACACGGCAAGACTCGCTCAACAAAACCAATGACGTCAAAGCGTACATGGTTACAGACTGTCTGAATATTAATTTCCCAGAGGACAATTGTATCTTTGGCCCACGTGACCAATCTCAGCCAGATCAGTCCAATATTTATGATGAGGTAATAACGCCTGTAGCCAACACAAAGTGA